A segment of the Felis catus isolate Fca126 chromosome F2, F.catus_Fca126_mat1.0, whole genome shotgun sequence genome:
aagaaaattaacaaacaaacaaacacctccCAGCTACCACCTTGGTTCAGGTCTGAAGTTCCACATGCTAAAAGCAAAGGCCTGACGACGGGGACGACTGGGCCAAATACGAGCTAAGATGACCGCAATTCAAAGGTTCTGCACCTCCCTTGAAAGGGAATTGGAAAACTCGCCGGTCCCGTACATAGTTAGGCTTTCACACCGCGTTCCCAGTATCTCCAAAACCTCTGACCCAAGGCCATCTGTATCCTATTTTTGCCCGGCGCCTTCACCAGCGTCACAGGGCGtcacaaacacacagacaaacGGGCAAAGGTACAGGCTACAGCCAGACCGAGGGAAAACGAGACAAAAAGTCGGTGGATTCGTGGATGGAGAAGGATTCTCCAGTGGGCGAGGAGCTACTTACTCTGCACCCTCCATGGTTCCAGCCGGAAAAAGAGGAAGTTAGCGCATGCGCGCTGTCCACTTAAAGACGACAAGAGCGAAGCCCCACTACTCAGAGGTGTCCCAGGATAAGCCAGAAAAGAACTCGGAACTGAGAACTCGTCTTGCAGACGCAAAATTGAGAACTGCCTGATTAAGCCCCTTACGATCGACTTTCgggtaaaatttgtatgggaaaTACATGCACCCACTAGACTCTTTAATCAATATGACAAGAGCACAGAGTGCTGACACCTTTACTACTCGGGGTCCTAGTCTCTAGGCTGCGTTGACAGGGTACCTTCTCGTATTCCACCCTGTAATGTACGCAAATGACACGCCACACAGGCACGAACTACAAATCCCGGCATGCCCCATTTTCACTGCGTGGGGAGGGCAAGGCTTGACTGGGACTGTAGGCAGCCACTGCAGTGGTGATTACAGCCAGGGAAAACGAGAGCCTTTTGGCCCATGTTCCGGATGGTTAGGTGCGATTCTAAGTCGCCTCCGAGACCCGGCTTTTGACGGGGTTCTCGGCTCTACCAGCCCCAGCCATAAACCGGCACTCTACTGCCGCGCTGCCGAGGTCCTTCTATTCGTTCCGCCAGCCTGCAGGGCTGTCTTCCGCGGCGCCTGATCGCAGGGGTGACCGTCcgagtcccacgcttaaccaaAGTGGCAAAATAGGGACAAGCGAGGACCCGACGGCAGGAGGAGGATGGCCCGGGCACTGCAGACCGTCAGGCCTGGCCGGCGGAGGCCGGGACACCCCAAGGCAGGGGGCGTGAGCTGTGTAGGGAGGTGCGACGAGGGCTGGAGGCTGCAGCCACGGCCATGTGAGAGGGGCTGCCCCGCCGCGGTTCGGCGGACGGctgcgggcgggcggggggctgggccgggggcggggtgcgcccgggggcggggagggccgaGCGGAGGGAGGGCCGATGCCGCCGCCGGCTCTTCCCGGTCGAGGGTTATatagctcggagcgtggagcccgCTCAGAGGCGGCCGGGAGCGCTCCGACTTGCAAGCGGCGCTGCGCTGCGGAGCCCAGTGCCCAAGTGACAGCCGTGGGGAGTGCAGGGCAGGGGACACGAGACCGCGGGGGCAGCTGCAAGCCGTTGGGCAGCGGCCGACTGCGCCGAGCGAGTCGCCCCTTCCCGGCGCTCCCGCTGCCCCGCACCCCACTCTCCCACCCTCTCGCAACTTGGGTCAAGTTGACAACTCCCGAGGCGGCCGGCGGGCCCGTGCGGTCTCCGCTGCGCGCCCCTCCCCCGGGGTGAGAGGGAGCCGCCGCGCCGGCTCCGGGGACGCTCGGGCGGCGGCGGCTTGGCCATGAGGGCAGCGCGCGCCGACTAACTCGCGGCTGTCACCGCCGCTGCAGCGGGACCGGCCGGGCGGGCGCTGCGGGACGGACGgacgggcgggcgggcggccgccGGCAGGAGGCGCCGAGCCGGGCGGCTGCCGCGGCGGGCACAACCCCGGGGCCACCGCGCCGAGCCCGGGCGGGAGTGGCCCCGCGCGAGCAGGGAGCGGCGCCGCGCACTCCAGCCCGGAGGGCACCTCGAGAGAGGGCGCGGGGCGCAGCCTTCTGGTCTGGGCGGCTCTGACAAACGCCCCGGGGCCGGGAGCCGGGCTGCCCTGCGCGGGGTGAGCGCGGACGCGGACGCTGGACTCGTGCGGGGTTCCGGGCGTCGCGATGAACATCGTGGTGGAGTTCTTCGTGGTCACTTTCAAAGTGCTCTGGGCGTTCGTGCTGGCCGCGGCGCGCTGGCTGGTGCGGCCCAAGGAGAAGAGCGTGGCCGGCCAGGTGTGCCTCATCACGGGCGCCGGCAGCGGCCTGGGCCGCCTCTTCGCGCTCGAGTTCGCCCGGCGCCGGGCGCTGCTGGTGCTCTGGGACATCAATACTCAGAGCAACGAGGAGACGGCGGGCATGGTGCGCCACATCTACCGAGACCTGGAGGCGGCCGACGCCGCGGCGCTGCAAGGTAACTCGGACCTGCGCCGGATCAAGCCTCGCCCCACCCCCGAGCCCTCCCCGGGAGGGCCCCAAACCCCATTGCCCTGGTCAGCCCGGCTCGTCTTCGGCGAGTGGAGTTGGCCCCCTGGGAAAGGAGCACGGTCACCTCTGTTCTAGAAGGGGGAAGGTGTGCCGAACCCTTGTCTTTACGGGGGTCCTCTTTGGGGGCGAATGTCGGGTTTCCTAAACCCTCTGGGGATATCGGGAAGGCAGAGCTTGTTAGCACAGGTGTGAATCCTTAAGAAATGGCTCACTCGCTTTTGCGATGGGAGACTAAGGAGTCTGGGAAGTTGTTCTGAGACTCGACTGATGCATGTCTGTGTGTTACTGTGGTCTGAACCGCTGGGGCTAAGGCGGCATTGATGATTTCACTATAACTTTAGCCGCcagaaaataattacattgttGCACCACAGACAGGTAAGGGCTTTAGTTACATACTCAGCCTGATTGAAAGGTGTGCTGCCTCTTGGAAAGCGCTTGGAGGATTTAAGCCCCATTGTAAATTTATTCCGTGTTTTTGATAACCTCAGGAAATCTGCCTCACTGTATACTTATTAACTAACCTGAATccgagaggttttgttttttatttcttgttttttaagccaATGCGGAGACCATAACCAACCGTAAATATTGGTCCAGGAAATTTGATAATGGCTCTTGCTCTTTGACAAAATTTTTCATTTCCGGAGAATACACAGAACTATACGGAGGAGATTAACTtggaccccacccctccccccatatcGATCAATTTTCACCATAAGTATTGGCACCTGCCTTTTAGGACAGAAAAGCAAAGGTCAAAACTGTTACATTTTCAAAAGTGGTATGGAAGGGTAGcaaatacagatttttgtgtTCCCTGCTGAAACCTAAAAGATAAAGGTATTCAAAAACCAGGAAAGAGATTTGGGCTTTCAAAACTGAGATCTTCTGTGGTAAAATTGCATATTTACCTGTAAACTTGATTTATGCGAGGTGCTTCTGAGGAGAACTCGGAGATTCCAGTTAAAACAAACCAGTGACCTCCATTCTTTCATGAGAAACTTTAGGTTCATTTCTTGGGTTTGGATGACTTCAGATTGTTAGCTACAGTTTTGATTTGTGAGCCTTAAGGAGGGTTCCCATTTTGAAGGTGCtcttactaaaagaaaaagagccGATTCTGGCCCCTGGTCCTCAAAAAAAGAGGAGTGTGTATTATTTGTGTTTGGGAGGAGGGGGTGTTATTCTCTGGGCTGAGATCAGTTCTTTCCAGGTGTCTTTAGCTCCAGGAAGCTGATCCCATGAGGTCTGACTTGTATTGGGCTTGTCACAATTACATGATTTTCCCCTAAGCAAAGTTATCCAGTAAATTGCTATAATTCCCAAAGACTCTTGGGGGAGGAAGGCAGCTGTAAGTTCAGTCATTGGCAAGCCTTATGGTGTTAGAAATCTGAAGCTCActgtagtatttttgttttgtgtgatcTTTGTCCTACTGATTGCCACGTGACTCACATTTTGcaccccccaccctttctctgtTCCATTTTCTCCCCCTTCATCTGGACTTCCGAGGACAGCTGGAAATGGTGAGGAAGAAATTCTGCCCCACTGTAACTTGCAGGTTTTTACCTACACCTGTGatgtgggaaagagggagaatgtcTACCTGACTGCAGAAAGGGTCCGCAAGGAGGTTGGCGAAGTCTCAGTCCTGGTCAATAATGCCGGCGTGGTCTCTGGGCATCACCTTCTGGAATGTCCTGATGAGCTCATTGAGAGAACCATGATGGTCAATTGCCACGCACACTTCTGGGTAAATATAAACATCCTTGTTTTTATTACTAGGCCTTCCTCAATGAGAAGGTTGGGAAGGAGCCAGACTTCAATACCATCCTGGAAGACACCTATACTGTTTCACCACAAAGCTTCCTTCTAATTTGCTATTTCCCCATGGTGAATTACACTGTATGCCAGTTActatcaaataattattttctccccCGTCCCATGCAGTCTTTCTTGAGAGAGTAAAGGACTGAACATTTTGAACTAGTTTGAAAGATTGCCATAAAAATAACTAGAGGGAGCATAAAACCCtgggtttgtttattttactttctgttgaGTTTGTAAAACATTGGTTGTTCTTATGAATTCCTGAAGTCAGAGTTTAGGCTTCCAAATTACTGCTCAGCCACATTTTAGAAAGTGCCAGAGATTCTGAGATCAGCATTTGTGGTCCATTGGGAGTGGTCAGGCCACCCTGGCAGTCACTTAACATCCATTGACCAGCCACAGGGTCTGTGGCATTGTCCTGATGGAGTAGGTCTCAGAACTGTCTCAGCTTACAAGATGCCTCCCTCAGGAGAACTGAAGTCACCCTGATAGGACCACAGAGTCACTATATAAGGGGCAGGAGGACGGTGAGACTTGACGAAGGAGAGACTTGAACCATATCCGCTTCTAACCGTCAGAACTACAGCATCTAAggatgagagggaaggagggcctTCTGTTGCTCTGGGGACAAAATGAATCCCAATTTTCCAGCTAAACTTCAGTAATGTTGGGTGTGAAGCTCTCCCCCATAACTGTACACTGTTGACCCACTtgattctcttcctcctctgaagcAATTCCCCTTGATTTTCGTAGATAGGTAAGAGCCAATAAGGAAAGGGTAAGGAGGTAGGAcgttgggttgttgttgttttgttttttgttgttttttttttttttttgtattttccatagGCGGATTAGCCTTCTAATGGAACACAACAAAGAACTGTTTCTTTTAAATAGGTCACATTAAACCTCATTAATTTTTTAGCAACTGCTTAAAAACTTAATCTGGCTTTAGAAGTGCTTATTCAAATGTTGTTCCTTGAATATCAAACCATTTCTCTGATCCTGAAAGAAGCTTCCTTTAACgttttattttcaaacatgagCTCTATTTAACCCATTTTCAAACCTCAAGAAATGAACACATAAATGACTTAACTAACTCATATTGATCTTTTAAATGAGTAAGGAGATTACCAAATACAGTTTGGGGGAACTTAagtgtgttttggggggggcgcatgtgcataggtgtgtgtgtgtgtgtgtgtgtgtgtgtgtgcgtctgtcTTGTGTGCAGTGGGGGTGGGCAACTGAATAAAAGTCCCTGCTGCCATGGGGTCCACAAGAACAAGTGGCAAGGGGTGCATCAGGTGAGTAAAGGGCACTGCAGATGAATAAACTTGGCAATACAGTTTGTCAAGAATCCTATGTATTGACAATTCTGAGTAAAACAAGCAGCCACCATTTGAAATAACACATGTGAATTGCAGGTGGCCTTGTAGTTTTTGTATTTGAATGATAAGGATGGAAGTGCCTTAGAAATTCCAGTTGATTTTAGTCAGCTCGTCATCCTTAAACAGATATATAGCCATTGGTGGGCTAGTTGTGAACCaacaccagtatttttttttttctccatagccTTTGACTGAGATGATCCTCAGTTTCTGAACCATAAACTTTGACCTACCCAGTGCTCTAAAATTTAGCTATCTTGCCTACTTTCTCTGTATGATTACTTTCCTGAATTGTAAAATTGCAAATGAAACCACACTTTTAAAGAAACCCCATACAATCTGCAGTTAAACACTTTGAAGAGGAAAGCAGCCTTTTCTCGCTAGACATCCTATAAAATGGAAGCTAATTTAGAGTGTGTTAAGCACAGAAAATCCATACCTTTAGCTTTGAAAATGCACATCATTTGATATACTGTACTCTAATATTGGACTACTTTCTAACCTAAGGAGAAAATTGAATCAGGTCTCTGACAGAAAAATTATTGTGGAATTGAATCTGTATACTAAGGAGGAATATACCACCTTCCCAGAGTCCTTACTTTGCTTTGAGATGTTGCTTAACTACACAATTTAGGGAGTTCTTGGAAGCCTTGACCATAATGACGTCACTTCATATTAAAATATGGGAGGCTCCTGAATTCTCCAGCTGTTTTTCCCCTAAGCATCTAAActtaagaatttattttcaatattgagtcagaaaattcattttagagttggaatttctgacTTCTTGCCGAGACTTACAAACCTTTTAAGAAGTTGCGAACTAGcaactaaaatttaaaggaagaCTTACTATAATTTTTACAGGGActggcagtgggggtgggtgggtgggtgcacATATGCAGTGATGTAAGAGCTACCTGAATTCAGCTTCCTTTCCAGTAGTCCTCTTTAACAAAAATGTGTGTGACAACTGTCTAAAGATGTATTGGTTTATGCTGTTTTCCTTCCAGAGAAAATAACCAGTGTGTCTTTTTACTATATTTGGCTGGGGGAAAGAAGTTGCCCcgttcattttaaaaagtagatcaGCTGAGCAAACAGTTGTGTAGTCATTTGAACAGATTGTCTGGAGCCAGACTTCTAAGTAGCAGTCGATGTCTGTTTTCATAAAACACTAAATGGTATGTTGATCGCGACCCAGAGTTAAAGTCCCATGTAGTGAATTGGAAAGCCGTGTGGACTTCCACTGAAAAGCTGTGGGTGCGCCTACTTCCAAACCCTTCTACTACTGGCCCTGCCTGGAGACCCTCTTCCTCCACTCTTCTACCTTTTAAGGCCTAGCTCAAGTTCTTACTATAAtcttccctccccactccagcCCTTTTCTGGCATTTTTGCATATTAGAGCTGCAAGGATCCTTAGAGATCATCTTATTTTCTAATCCCTTATTTTCTGATGAAGCTGCAGTTAAATGACTTGTCTAaagctttttctcttcttgccattatttaaaaaaaaattttttttgttcacgtttatttattattgagagacagacacagagcatgagcaggggaggggccgagagatggagagacagaatccaaagcaggctccaggctctgagctgccagcacagagctccatgtggggctcgaactcacaaaccgcgagatcacgacctgagccgaagtcacaccagagccacccaggtgcccctctcttcttGCCATTATTAATCTCTTGCAACATCTCTTAATTCTCCTCCTTTGTGGCACAGTACATGctcttttgtgtaattttttacgCATTGTGCCCTGAAATTCTGAAATAGATGGCAAGCTTTCTGAAGGCAGTTTGTTATATACTTCTATTTGTTTTCCCCTGCCTGCAATAGAACTCTACTCCTGAGACtaaataaacactcaataaatgtttgatagtATAGGCTAGacttcttaaatatttagaaGATAGCCTACTCAGAGGATACTCACAGGGACCTGTCTTC
Coding sequences within it:
- the RDH10 gene encoding retinol dehydrogenase 10, yielding MNIVVEFFVVTFKVLWAFVLAAARWLVRPKEKSVAGQVCLITGAGSGLGRLFALEFARRRALLVLWDINTQSNEETAGMVRHIYRDLEAADAAALQAGNGEEEILPHCNLQVFTYTCDVGKRENVYLTAERVRKEVGEVSVLVNNAGVVSGHHLLECPDELIERTMMVNCHAHFWTTKAFLPTMLEINHGHIVTVASSLGLFSTAGVEDYCASKFGVVGFHESLSHELKAAEKDGIKTTLVCPYLVDTGMFRGCRIRKEIEPFLPPLKPDYCVKQAMKAILTDQPMICTPRLMYIVTFMKSILPFEAVVCMYRFLGADKCMYPFIAQRKQATNNNEAKNGI